From the genome of Perca fluviatilis chromosome 8, GENO_Pfluv_1.0, whole genome shotgun sequence:
TGTTGTCTGTAGGATTAGTAATTAGTAATTAGTAATGTAGAGTAAGATCCAAAAAATTTAGTGTGGCTACTGTGGCTGCTGTCTTGTCAAGCATTAACTGTAAACCATGCCATTGATATTTTGCTGTCAGTTAAAGATCAGCAACTGACAACAGATCTGCTGCAGTTACATTAGCAACAGTGTTGCTAGTTAGCAAGGCTACACAAGTACCAATCAAtccataaaaatattttttgctgCTTATcggcagtggtggaaagtaactaagtacatttactcaagtattgtactaggtacaattttgagggacttgtactttacttctttctttttatacaactccactacatctcacatgaaaaatattatactttttactccactacatttattaaataactttagttactttgcatatttaGATTACAGAATATAATCAACTAATAAATGAAGATCTATtattatagattaaactacccagctgtatataaagtaattaaaagcaGCTACACCTTTAGCAGCTGCAACATTACAGGGATGAACACATTAAtgtatcaataattataatccaataatataatcTCCTAATCATAATCACCTCCCGCCACACAGCAGAAAGATCCAGTCAGAGACTTAGATGTGGGTCCATCACACttttgaacaaaacaaaacatttaattaaaatggGGATTTGGAGATTCAAATTGGATTAGACTTGACTTTCACGCTCCACTGCGCTCATGAACAAGTGAATTCCATGTGCTCATAGTGGGACGGAGTCCTCCACCACGACCGGTGCTGAAGGTGCAGATGACGACCAGGCTCTGCTGGAGCGCCTGGCCAAGAGGGAGGAGCGCCGGCAGAAGAGAATGATGGAAGCAatggagagacagaaggagttTGACCCCACCGTTAGCATAACCAACGGCACAGACAGCACACTGGAAGAGCAGTCGTCCAACAGCAGCGGCAGACAGCGACatacagaggaagaggaggagaaaccAGCTGAAGAGGAGGTGGCGGACAATGCTACCAACTCCtggagaaaagaggaagaggacaaggtaaaatgaaagatgtctgAAGATTTTAGAGTGTTTGGAGTGAGATTATTCTGTCGTAGCTCAGGTTTTTCATCTCTTGACAGGAATCTGTTGAGGAACCAAGAACCTCAAGCACAAGAAATGAGGTATGGTCTCTTATCTTAGCTTTCTGGTGACTTAAGTTTATTGATATGTGTGCATGAATTGACACAAAACTTTATTCAATAGGAGGAGACTGAGGAGAAGGCTGCagctgaagaagaagaggtTGAGCAGTCCGATTTAGGAAAGAAAGATGCTGAAGAGGAAGCTGTTCCTGATGCTGAcaaggaggaagaagaaaagaaaaggaaagaggaagaggcaAGGCAGCAGAAAGAAATGGAAAGGAAGCTGAGGATAGAAGAGGAAGAAAGGCAAAAAAGggaaatggaggaaaagctcaagaaagaggaagaagaaaggcagctaaaggaggaggaggaaaggaagaagatgagagaggaggaaaaacaacaaaaggaaaTGGAAGAGAGGCtgagaaaagaggaagaagaaaaacagaaaaaggacgaggaggaaaaaatgaaaaaacaagagGAGGATAAACAGAAAAGggagatggaagagagacagaagaaagaggaggaggacaaaCGAAAAAAGGAGATGgagcaaaagaagaagaaagaagaggaagaaaaacgCCGAAAAGAGctggaggagaaaaagaaggaggaggaagaaaagcagaagaagaaagagctggaagagaagaagaagaagaaagaagaggaggaaaaacagaaaaaagaggctgaagagaagaagaaaaaagaggaagaggacaagcgcaaaaagagagagatggaagagaagaagaaaaaagaggagGTATTGATGAGATTTCTTATATACTGTAACTGCCACTTTAAAAGCTTGGAAAAGTCAAATGAAAGTATTAATGTCCCCATTTGTGAAGTAAGAGActacagaaaacacaaattaGAATTCAGATTAAGTGACTCTGGGAGACCACATCTGATTTATCCAGGCTGTGTTCGCTTTTCAGATATTTACTCTATGATTTATGGTTTTGCAGTGTGGTCACAGATAACTAAGCAGGCACAGCATTTTGTTTGCCACATGGATGAAAGAGGTGGAcactgtgtgatgtgtgtgtcttcagTTTACATCTGTGTTGCATTCACTGCCCAGCCTGTGATTGCACCAGTGTTTGATGGATTTTTTGTGGGTTTTCTACATTATGTGTTTTGACTAAGCCTGCtatattctttttaaattattttcttcCATTTCTGTCTTTCGTGTAAAGGAGGAGAAGCCAAAGAGATTTGGCTTTAAGGAAAAGGTAAAgtatgttctctctctctctctctctctctctctctctctctcttttatttatatatatatatatattcttttcaAAGATGTGAGTAGAAAGAGTATTTTAGTAGTTTAACTCTTCCCCGTTTTGCTAGAATGAACCAGCCAAACAGAACGTAGGGCTCTTTGAGAATAAACTCAAGAAAACAGAGAAGACATCAAGGTAAAGTTATAATTTTAACTCATTAGTATATTCTGAGGATTGCGTGAGTTTGTATACGTGTGTTTTTTGATCATTAaataaattgtgtgtgtttgtgtgcagggaCAATGTTTCCTCCCCCAAGGCAGACGACGTGGAGCGAAAGGAGGCCGAGCGTAAGCTGCAGGAGCTGAAGCGTCGGCGGAACGATGCAGAAAGCGAGGATTTTGAGAAGATGAAGCAGAAGCAGCAGGACGCAGAGGCCGagctggaggagctgaagaggaagagagaggagaggaggaaggtcatggaggaggaggagaagcagaAGAAACAGGAGCTGGAGGACAAGAAAGCCAAAGAGCAGGTAAGTCATTTTACATTCAGGGATTAACTATGTCAGTGAAATATTCTACATTGTGATATAGGTGTTAAGCATCATTTTACTTTGGTTTGAATTGGCCATGTGGCTTTTATCAAGGATCAGACAGAACGATAGAAAGAATTTGTTTTGTCGTGACAAAAGTGGACAgcaaattgtgttttttctaacaggaggaaaggaagaggaTGAAGGAGGAGATAGAGAAGAGGAGGGCTGAGgctgcagagaagaagaaacagaaggagGAAGAGTCTACAAAGCCTGTCTTTGCTATCAGTCCCAAAGGCTCCTCAAAGGTGAAAACTTGCAGTTGTTCCAGAGTCCAGCACAATAATGTCACTTCACTATATTTTcgataattaaataatatatatatacaatatatatatacaaactaTATACAAactatatacaaatatacaatatatatatatatattgttgacAGCATGTTCTGTGGATTATACAGAGTAGTGACACTGTTTTTGAAAAGAGATGCCCTGAATTtcctaaatgtaatttttcaatGCTGTGAGCATCACAAACTAAATTCCATTTACCTCCAGTGTATtggtaacctgactccgccagatggattgctttgcatttgctcggcatatccatctgggaactttccgttggaaaACTTTTGGGAAgtggcgaaaatactggttagctgattggataaaccatctgtctatcacctatgttggccaaatcaaccaatcagatcaacgaagcgtatgaaaatacaaccacaagcccctgctgctgcaggcaaagcatagctctttagctcagcaagcaagcaacatgtcggtaaaggatatttgccgtttgtttAATGAGAATttacgaataaaaggcaccctttcaggATCCctg
Proteins encoded in this window:
- the cald1b gene encoding caldesmon 1b gives rise to the protein MDDDFDRRMELRRQRREQMRLDADKMSYTNDDEDEEAREQRRRAREERKKMRDSDESGTTDVIDTNSGTESSTTTGAEGADDDQALLERLAKREERRQKRMMEAMERQKEFDPTVSITNGTDSTLEEQSSNSSGRQRHTEEEEEKPAEEEVADNATNSWRKEEEDKESVEEPRTSSTRNEEETEEKAAAEEEEVEQSDLGKKDAEEEAVPDADKEEEEKKRKEEEARQQKEMERKLRIEEEERQKREMEEKLKKEEEERQLKEEEERKKMREEERKKREMEEKKKKEEEEKPKRFGFKEKNEPAKQNVGLFENKLKKTEKTSRDNVSSPKADDVERKEAERKLQELKRRRNDAESEDFEKMKQKQQDAEAELEELKRKREERRKVMEEEEKQKKQELEDKKAKEQEERKRMKEEIEKRRAEAAEKKKQKEEESTKPVFAISPKGSSKIGAKAEFLSKSAQKSTAARVSHTPIVSKIGNRMEQYTSAIQGNKDVKSPKSPMADIPTGGARSIKSMWEKGNVGSSSESPAPANKELAGIKGGIAGRVNSWMAKPPEAEKTAAPAAAPAAAAAAAKPADVKPGDIGNKRGMWETKKSSAPAKVAVGVKSKFVTNAGVRP